The genomic DNA ACCCATTCGATTTCCGTTTGGAGGTGTCGGAATTGCTTATTAAAATGACCTCATGATCCCTTTTAACCCTTTCATCCAAAAGTTAACAAGTTTGTCATGAAGAAATGTCTAGTTTGTGAAATACTGAACAAACTTATCGTCTTTTTTCTCTTACTTGCTTATACTGAAAGTGTAGAGGAGCTAGCCCTCTTAAAACGGAATCAGGGAGTGAATGGTGATGGTAAACGCATTTTTACGTAACAATAAAGCAGTGGCAGGCGTATTGACGATTATCAGGCTGTATCTGGGGTACTTCTGGCTGACTTCCGGCATTGGGAAGATCACCGGTGGATTCGAAGTCACCGGGTTCCTCCAGGGAGCAATTGGCAAGGCGACAGGTGATCATCCGGCTGTACAGACGTGGTGGGCAACCTTCCTTGAACAGGTCGCACTCCCTAACCATGAGTTGTTCGCCACACTCGTCATGTGGGGAGAGGTTCTCGTCGGAATCGGCTTGATCCTCGGACTGTTCACGAATCTTGCAGCCCTCGGCGGCATCACGATGAACTTCAGCTTCCTTCTCAGCGGAACCACCAGCACCAACCCACAGATGGTCATCCTCACGATCTTCCTGCTTGTCGCAGGAGCGAATGCCGGCCGGTGTGGACTGGATCGGTGGGTAATGCCTTATGTGAAGAAACAGCGGCAAAATCGAAAAGGGCATAAGAAGTTAGCTCCGGCGGTATAGGACCCTGTGAACGGACCACCAACAGGAAATTTTCTTCCTTAAGAAGATAAAAAAGACGGAGCCGAAATGGGCTCCGTCTTATCATCTGCGTTGATTATTATCCGATTGAACCTTCCATCTCAAACTTGATCAGACGGTTCATTTCAACGGCATATTCCATTGGAAGTTCTTTCGTGAACGGCTCGATGAAGCCCATTACGATCATTTCCGTTGCTTCTTCTTCTGAGATTCCACGGCTCATCAAGTAGAAGAGCTGCTCTTCAGAAACCTTCGATACTTTCGCTTCGTGCTCAAGGGAAATGTTATCGTTCAGGATTTCGTTGTAAGGGATCGTATCAGAAGTGGATTGGTTATCCATGATCAGCGTGTCACACTCGATGTTCGAGCGTGCGCCTTCCGCTTTGCGTCCAAAATGCACGATTCCGCGATACGTTACTTTCCCACCGTGTTTCGAGATGGATTTGGAAACGATCGTAGAGGACGTGTTCGGTGCAAGGTGGATCATTTTGGCACCGGCATCCTGATGCTGCCCTTTACCCGCAAGTGCGATAGAAAGCGTCATACCACGGGCGCCTTCCCCTTTAAGGATGACAGCAGGGTATTTCATCGTCAGTTTTGAACCGATGTTTCCATCGACCCATTCCATCGTTGCGTTCTCTTCACATACTGCACGCTTCGTTACAAGGTTGTAAACGTTGTTCGCCCAGTTTTGGATCGTTGTATAACGGCAGTACGCATTTTTCTTGATGATGATCTCGACGACAGCCGAGTGGAGGGAGTTCGTTGTGTAGACAGGTGCTGTACATCCCTCTACGTAATGAACGCTCGCATCTTCATCAACGATGATGAGCGTACGCTCGAACTGACCCATATTCTCCGAGTTGATACGGAAGTAGGCTTGAAGTGGCGTATCCACTTTGATGCCCTTCGGTACATAGATGAAGGATCCACCTGACCATACAGCCGAGTTCAATGCTGCGAACTTGTTGTCTGTAGGCGGGATGACTTTCGCCCAATGCTCACGGAACAGCTCTTCATTTTCTTTAAGAGCAGAATCTGTGTCCTTGAAGACGATCCCCATTTCCTCGAGGTCTTCCTGCATGTTGTGGTAAACCACTTCGGACTCGTACTGAGCCGATACACCGGCAAGGTATTTTTGCTCTGCTTCAGGGATTCCAAGCTTATCGAACGTCTGCTTGATTTCTTCCGGAACTTCATCCCAGCTGCGCTCGGACTTCTCAGATGGCTTCACGTAGTACGTGATATCATCGAAATTCAGTTCCTGAAGATTTCCTCCCCACTGAGGCATCGCCATATTATAGAAATGATCCAATGATTTCAAGCGGAAATCAAGCATCCATTTCGGTTCATCTTTCATACGGGAGATCTCTTCAACGATTTCCCGCGTCAAACCGCGTTTTGAACGGAAAATCGATACGTCTTTATCGCTAAAACCGTATTTGTAATCTCCGATCTCAGGCATCTTCTTCGCCATGTTGATTCCTCCATTCGTTAATGGAGCAAGAAGAAAAGCTTAGTTCTGCTCTTCTTCACGCACTCCTTTTTCCATCGCCTTCCACGCGAGCGTCGCACACTTGATGCGGGCCGGGAACTTGGCGACTCCTTGTAATGCTTCTATATCTCCAAGATCGACATCATCGTCATAGTCATTTCCTTGCATCATATCCGAGAAGATCTTCGAAAGCTTGAGTGCTTCGTCGATCTCCTTGCCTTTGACCGCTTGGGTCATCATGGATGCCGAAGCCATGGAGATGGAACATCCTTCTCCGTCGAACTTCGCATCCTGGACGATCCCGTCTTCCACTTTCAGTGTAAGGTGGATGCGGTCACCGCACGTCGGGTTGTTCATATCGATGGTAAAGCTGCCATCATCGAGAGAACCCTTATTCCGTGGATTCTTGTAATGATCCATGATGACCTGCCGATAGAGCTGATCTAAGTTATTAAAAGACATCGCTGAAAAACTCCTTCGTCTTCACTAGCCCCGCGACCAATCTGTCGATTTCTTCTTCTGTGTTGTACAGATAGAAGCTGGCGCGGGCTGTTGCTGATACATTGAGCCATTTCATCAGCGGCTGTGCACAGTGATGGCCGGCACGGACGGCTATGCCTTCCGAGTCAAGGACGGTAGCGACATCGTGTGGATGGACGTCATCGATGTTGAACGTCACGAGTCCGGCACGCTGTGCAGGATCCTGTGGTCCGAAGATCTTCATGCCTTCCACAGCACTCATTTTTTCAAGGGCATAAGCGGCAAGCTTATGTTCATGGGCTTCAATGTTGGAAAGACCGATATCTTCGAGGAAGTCGATGGCGGCCCCAAGACCGATCGCACCAGCGATGATCGGGGTGCCCCCTTCGAACTTCCACGGGAGCTCTTTCCAGGTAGAGTCGTAAAGCCCGACGAAATCAATCATTTCGCCGCCGAACTCTACCGGCTCCATCGCTTCCAGGTGCTTCTTCTTCCCGTACAGAACACCGATTCCAGTAGGTCCGACCATCTTATGGCCTGAGAAGGCAAAGAAATCACAGTCGAGATCCTGCACGTCGATCTTCATATGCGGGGCAGCCTGGGCACCGTCCACCATCATGACCGCTCCGTTTTCATGGGCGATTTTCGTGATCTCCTTGATCGGATTCATCGTACCGAGTACGTTTGAGACCATCATGATGGCCACGATTTTCGTCTTGGACGTGATCGTTGCACGGACATCCTCCAGGGTGATGGTTCCATCTTCCTGCAGGGGAACGTACTTCAGGACGGCCCCTTTTTCCTTGGCAAGCTGCTGCCATGGAATGATGTTGCTATGGTGCTCCATGTGGGTGATGACGATTTCGTCGCCTTCTTCCACATTGGCGCGGCCGTAGCTTGCTGCGACGGTGTTGATGGATGTCGTCGTCCCACGGGTGAAGATCACTTCTTCCGTAGTCGCCGCATTGATGAAGTAGCGTACCTTTTCACGTGCTCCTTCATATCCATCCGTCGCCCTTGTACCGAGGGTATGGACCCCGCGGTGGACGTTCGAATTATAGCCTTTATAGTAGTCGCTCACAGCCTCGATGACCGAAATCGGTTTTTGAGAGGTGGCTGCACTATCCAGATACACCAATGGATGGCCGTTCACTTCCTGGTCGAGAATCGGAAAATGTTTACGAATCTCTTGAATATCCATTAGTTGACTTTCCTTTCGATTACCTCGACAAGCTGTTTCTTCACGCCCTCGATCGGCAGCTGGTTGACAACCGGCGCCAGGAATCCGTGAATCACGAGACGTTCAGCTTCTTTCTGAGGGATCCCGCGGCTCATGAGGTAGTAAAGTTGAAGCGGATCAACGCGCCCTACAGAGGCAGCATGTCCTGCAGTTACATCGTCTTCATCGATCAATAGGATCGGATTTGCATCTCCGCGCGCTTTTTCACTCAGCATGAGGACGCGTGATTCCTGCTCGGCATTCGATTTCGAAGCACCGTGCTCGATCTTTCCGATTCCATTGAAGATGGAAGAAGCTTCATCTTTCATCACACCATGTTTAAGGATGTAGCCTTCGGAATTTTTACCGAAATGAACAACCTTGGTGGTGAAATTCTGCTTTTGTTTACCGCGACCGACAACGACTGATTTCGTATCGCCGTAAGAACCGTCACCGATCAGGTTCGTCACGTTTTCAGAAACCGTATCTCCGTCGTTCATCAGGCCTAGTGCCCACTCGATGCGCGCATCACGTGATGCCACACCGCGTCGGTTGACGTATGTCGTCACTCCGCTGTTAAGGGTATCCACGGCACCGTAAGCGACCTTGGCATTATCCTTAGCCACGACTTCTGATACGATGTTGAACACGCCATTCTCCACGTCCACTGTAGAAAGATAGTTTTCCACATAAGTGACAGAACTATTGTCTTCTGCCACAACAAGTACGTGGTTGAACATGGCTACTTCCGCATCATCATGGATGAATACGGCCTGAACAGGTTCAGTCAGCTCCACATTTTTAGGAACGTAGAGGAACGTACCTCCGTTCATAAGGGCCGCATGAAGAGCGGTAAGCTTGTTCTCATCCACTTTCACACCATCGGTCATGAAGTATTTTTGGACAAGGTCACTGTGCTCTTTCACAGCAGTGAAGATATCGGTGAAGATGACGCCGTTGTCCTTCAGTTCATCCGTGATCTTCAAGTGGGCAGGAGTATTATTGCGCTGGATATACAGGCTCCCTGATTCACTTTCAGATTCTACTAGTGCTTTAATTTCTTCGGGCAGCTCGCTCATGGATGAAAACGCAGCACTTTCGACTGTATGCTTCTGGAATTGAGTGAAGTTCCAGTTGGTGATCTTCGTTTTATCCGCAACAGGGAGGTTCAGGTGTGAGACTTTGGCGAATGCGTCTGTACGCAGGGCCGTCATCCATTCTGGTTCTCCGAGTTGTTTTGAGTAGGAGCTGACATAGTCTTGATCTACTGGTAGTTTCGTTTCTACAGTCATATTCATCCTCCTAACTCTTACGCTTCTTGGCCGACAGTTTCGTCTTTGATTCCCAGTTCTTCTTTGATCCAGTCATAGCCTTCTGCTTCAAGGCGTTGAGCAAGTTCTTTACCGCCGGACTTCACAACGCGTCCTTGCATCATCACGTGAACGTGATCAGGTGTGATGTAGTTCAACAGACGTTGATAGTGAGTGATGATGAGGCAGCCGAAGTCTTCTCCGCGCATTTTGTTGATTCCTTTTGAAACGACTTTAAGGGCATCGATATCAAGTCCTGAATCGATCTCATCAAGGATGGCGATCTTAGGCTGAAGCATCATCAACTGAAGGATTTCGTTACGTTTCTTCTCCCCACCGGAGAATCCTTCGTTCAAGTAACGCTGTGCCATATCCGGATCCATTTCAAGGTATTCCATTTCGGAATCCATTTTGCGGATGAACTTCATAAGGGAGATTTCTTCCCCTTCTTCGCGTCGGCTGTTGATGGCAGAACGAAGGAAGTCGGCATTCGTCACACCGCTGATTTCACTTGGATATTGCATAGCCAGGAAAAGACCTACGCGTGCGCGTTCGTCCACTTCCATTTCAAGGACATCTTCACCGTCGAACGTGATGCTTCCTTTTGTCACTTCGTATTTCGGGTGACCCATGATTGCAGATGAAAGAGTGGATTTACCAGTACCATTCGGTCCCATGACCGCGTGAATTTCTCCACCTTTGATTTCAAGGTTGACACCCTTGAGGATTTCTTTACCTTCGATCTCAACATGAAGATCTTTGATTGTTAAAGTAGAACCTGCCATGTATATTACCTCCGTGACTTTATAAATGAAATAAAGGGATTCTTTATCCATTCTCAATTTATTATCATTACAATCTTATAACAAATAAAAGCTATAATCAACTTTTTCAGACAAAAGGGGACGGCATGGAAACGGGAAAAAATACCCTTCTATTGTTGGCCCAAACGCCCTTCTGCATACATGATTCGCCCTTTGACCGAATCATGTTCCCACATCCCCTACCTTATCACGGATGGATGACCATTTAAACCTCTATACATAAGAAAAACCAGTGATTCATCCATCACCGGCTCCTCCGTCATTCTTCTATATATTAGCATGCACTTTTCGATCGAGTGCAGCAATCATCCTGCGGCTTTCCCTATAATCCTTCTCTCTCTGCTTCTCTACTTGCATCCGAACTTCATGCTTTCGTTTGTACACCTCGTACCCTACTCCGTGGGCTCCATGCATGGCCTTTTCCATTTCGCTTGTGTACGACATACTGTCAAGAGAGTCGATAGTGAATCATTCCTTTCAGGTTTTTGTGTTACTCATTAAGGATACTACCCTGCCATTCTTTTGCCAAAACGTGTGTGGGGTGATTTTTTGAGAAAATCATCCTTCACTCCTGTTCTGCACTAAATTGTCAGACTTTCTTACACGTTTCCGCCTGTATCCTCCTGAAAGGAGTTCATCCTCTTTGAAAAGCGAAAAAAGAGAGTCCGAAGACCCTCCTTTCCGTTTAATGCTTCAGTTCATTGAGATCGTGCATGGATTGTTGTACAAGCGTGACAGCCTGGCTCATGGCTGCACCGCCGCCGAATGCAGCGGTCACACCCACGGCTTCAAGGATTTCTTCTTCCGTACACCCTTGATCGAGACAGCCCTTTGTATGGTAGATGATGCAGTACTCATCTTGAGAATACAAACTGATGCCAAGGGCGATCAGCTGCTTCTCTTTCTTCGATAGTACTCCTTCACGGAAACAATGCTCCGTGAAAGCATTGTATTGTTGCGCCAGCTCCGGCATTTTTTCAGTGAAGATCCCGAGCCCCGTCTTGTAATCGAGCAGGGCCGCTTCCGTTGTATTTCTAGGCTCTACCTGCATTCACTTTCAGCTCCATTCTAATTCGAGTGATCGAAAATAGTATGAGCTTATTGCAAAAAGATTATGTTTGGTATTTATTCTTTGACCGGAACGACGGACCCTTTCCACTCTTTATTGATGAAGTCCTGGATCTCATCAGACTGGAGCACCTTGACAAGCTCCTTGATCTCTTTTTTGTTTTCATCACCTTTTTTGACTGCAATGATGTTCACATACGGTGAATCCTTGTCTTCGATGGCAATGGAATCCTTGACCGGATCCAGTCCGCTATCGATGGCATAGTTGGAGTTGATGACGACGGCATCGCCTTCCTCGTTATTGTAAAGCTGAGTAAGAAGCGCCGGCTCATATTCGTAGTCAAATTTCAGCTTTTTAGGATTTTCGGCGATATCATCCAGTGTTGCTTGGGTTTTATCGATTCCATCCTTCAGTTTGATCAGCCCGTTTGCTTCAAGCAGGGTAAGGATCCTTCCGTGTTCTGCCACGGAGTTACTGAATAGAATGGTTCCGCCTTCCGGGATATCTTTAAGGGATTTATGCTTCTTCGAGTAGACAGCCATCGGTTCAATGTGAATTCCGCCGGCACTGACGAAATCATATCCGTGTTCTTTCTTTTGCCCCTCAAGGTAAGGAATGTGCTGGAAGTAGTTCGCATCCAGGTCCCCGCTGTCCAGATCTTTATTCGGAAGTACGTAATCCTGATACGTCTCGATCTTCAGGTCGATCCCTTCTTTTTCAAGGATCGGTTTTGCTTCTTCCAGAATCTCAGCATGAGGGACGTTAGATGCTCCGACCACGAGTTCCTTTGAATCGCCTGAGCTACCGTTGCTCCCGCTGGTTCCGCATGCTGCCAATCCTACAATACTTGCTGCTGCAATCGTGCCCACTAACCATTTTTTCATCTGATTTCTCTCCTTTTTATCGTTTATCTATTTTATTGGTGAAATAATCACCGACAAGCTGAATGATGAATACAAGAACCAGGATCAAGATGGTCGCCGCCAGGGTGACATCGGTCCTGCTGCGCTGGAATCCGTCCAGGAAAGCAAGGTTTCCCAGTCCCCCTGCACCGATGACGCCCGCCATTGCGGTGTAACCGACTAATGCGATGGCCGTCACTGTGATTCCGGAGATGAGGGCAGGCATGGATTCAGGAAGAAGGACCTTCATGATGATGGTGCTCGTTTTTGCTCCCATCGCTTTTGCCGCCTCGATGACCCCTTTATTGACTTCGCGCAGGGCGATCTCGACCATGCGGGCATAGAACGGGGCAGCCCCGATGATCAAAGCAGGCAACGCTGCGTTCGCCCCTCGGATCGTACCAATCAACACTTTGGTGAAGGGGATCAACAGGACGATCAGGATGATGAAGGGGATCGACCGGAAGACATTGACCACAGCGTTGGTGATGGAATAGGCCACCTTATTTTCCCAGATGTTCCCTTTTGATGTGAGGAACAATAAAATCCCTAGTGCGAGCCCGAGGACAAATGTTACGATCACCGACATACCAGTCATATACAGGGTCTCAAGAGTGGCTTCCCACATCTTTTCCCAATCGACGTTCGGAAAGATTTTCTCGATCATCGCTCCATCACCTCCACTTTCACCGATTGTTCTTCAGCGAAGGCGACCGCCTGATCGAGGATTTCACGTTCACCCTTCAGATGGATGAACAGCGTGCCGAATGCTCCTTTTTGAGTTTGCGAAATCTGGCCCTGAAGGATGTTCACCTCAAGATCGAACCTTCGGATCAGTGAGGTGATGAGAGGCTGATCCGTACCGCTTCCAACGAATGTAAGCTTCAACACTTTCCCATCCGGATACTGATCGAGGATGTCATCCGACTCCTGCTGCTGTGCGACCTCTTTCACGAAGCGCTTCGTCACTTCCTGACGCGGATTACGGAATACCTCTAGGACATCCCCCTCTTCGACCACTTTTCCCGCTTCCATGACCGCCACCCTGTGACAGATTTTACGGATGACGTGCATTTCGTGGGTGATGAGGACGATGGTGAGCCCAAGACGCTCATTGATATCAACAAGAAGATCCAGGATGCTGTCCGTGGTTTGGGGATCCAGTGCGGACGTAGCTTCATCACATAGGAGCACCTTCGGATCATTCGCAAGTGCCCTTGCAATCCCGACGCGCTGCTTCTGACCTCCACTGAGTTGCGCCGGATAAGCATCCCCCCTGCCTTCAAGTCCTACCAGATGGAGAAGTTCATTCGCCTTCCTGATCCGTTCTCCTCTTGGCACTCCGGCTATCTCGAGTGGGAACTGGATGTTTTCAAGTACCGTACGGGACCAAAGGAGATTGAAATGTTGAAAGATCATCCCCATGGACTGCCGGGCTTCACGGAGTTTACGTCCCTTCGCCTTTGATATCACTTGACCGTTCACATCCACAGATCCATCAGTGGGTAGCTCGAGCCCATTCAGCATCCGGATCAACGTGCTCTTTCCTGCACCGCTGTACCCGATGACACCGAAGATTTCCCCATCCTTGATGGTCATATCCACCCCATCGACAGCTGACACCGTACCATTTTTGGTTTGAAAGATTTTTTTTACATCAGAAATCGTAATCATGTTGTATCCACCTCGTCATCAGTAAAACCACCTGTTTACTAGGAATTATATCCAAATACGTCATTATTGTTAAAACATCCAACCTCATTTTTTGAAAAACAAAAATGCCTCCCTGCGATAAGCAGAAAGGCATACTATTTCAATAGTTGACTTTCCCTCATCTGTCGAAGCCTTCGCTTCGAGTGAATTGGCACCATTTCAATTTTAATTGACGGTTGCCGGGTTTCATCGGGCACTTCCCTCCACCACTCTAAATAAGAGATAAACGTTATTCAATTATTCATACTAAATACTCAGAAATTTGTTACTAAACAGATACTATCACCGAATAAACAAGGTGTCAATTCTTTTTTGCACATTATACGCTCACTGGTTCGACCATGTGAAATCGGGTCAACCAAAGCACCGATTCAGCAAACAACAGATGCCGGTAACCTCCACGGACTTCGATTTCCTTTTTATCGACAAGGGAAGTCAATCGTTCATTCCCTTCAAGTAAAGCAATCAACCGCCGGACATCTCCAGCCGTTATCGTCAGGTTGGGATCTGGGTGAGGATCGGGAAGTACGTTGCAGCCCTTATTAGAAATGGACAGACTGTGGCCGCTAGTGCCGCATTGGAAATGTAGGACGAACGGGGTGTCTGGAAATAACAATTGTAAGTGATACCTGGTCTCGCATTGATCTACGACTTTCTCTAAATACTCTCTCATGCAACCCCTCCAGTATCTCGGATACTTAACTAATTCCACTATTGGATAGTTTATCCTCCTGTACTTTCTCGACAGATTGTGGACGCACTGTCGAAGGAAGGACCCAACAGACAATAAGTTGGCGGGTTCGCTTCATTTCCCGAGAAATATGTCCCGGTATGTAGAAAAGTCGCAGTAGTTTCCGTGAGAATCTTTCAGTTTCTATTACCATTCGAACAAAAAAAAGGCCTTTTCGGCCCTTTATGCTACCTTATTCAAAGCTTCATACAAAAACGGTACAGATTGAAACGCATAGATCCGTTCCACCTCGACTCCATCTTTGAATAGCAGGAGGCAAGGAACGCTTTCGACCGCATGCTCTGTTGCAAATCCTGCCAGGTAATTCAGATTTGCCTTTGCAAAAACGAATGGTTGAGGCAGTTTCTCTACAATATCAATCATCCTACCTGCAACCTGGCAGGTGCCGCACATGGGGGTGTACAGATAGAGCGCAAGCAGTCTTTCATTCTCCCGTATCGTG from Rossellomorea marisflavi includes the following:
- a CDS encoding methionine ABC transporter permease, translated to MIEKIFPNVDWEKMWEATLETLYMTGMSVIVTFVLGLALGILLFLTSKGNIWENKVAYSITNAVVNVFRSIPFIILIVLLIPFTKVLIGTIRGANAALPALIIGAAPFYARMVEIALREVNKGVIEAAKAMGAKTSTIIMKVLLPESMPALISGITVTAIALVGYTAMAGVIGAGGLGNLAFLDGFQRSRTDVTLAATILILVLVFIIQLVGDYFTNKIDKR
- the sufB gene encoding Fe-S cluster assembly protein SufB, which translates into the protein MAKKMPEIGDYKYGFSDKDVSIFRSKRGLTREIVEEISRMKDEPKWMLDFRLKSLDHFYNMAMPQWGGNLQELNFDDITYYVKPSEKSERSWDEVPEEIKQTFDKLGIPEAEQKYLAGVSAQYESEVVYHNMQEDLEEMGIVFKDTDSALKENEELFREHWAKVIPPTDNKFAALNSAVWSGGSFIYVPKGIKVDTPLQAYFRINSENMGQFERTLIIVDEDASVHYVEGCTAPVYTTNSLHSAVVEIIIKKNAYCRYTTIQNWANNVYNLVTKRAVCEENATMEWVDGNIGSKLTMKYPAVILKGEGARGMTLSIALAGKGQHQDAGAKMIHLAPNTSSTIVSKSISKHGGKVTYRGIVHFGRKAEGARSNIECDTLIMDNQSTSDTIPYNEILNDNISLEHEAKVSKVSEEQLFYLMSRGISEEEATEMIVMGFIEPFTKELPMEYAVEMNRLIKFEMEGSIG
- a CDS encoding DoxX family protein, which produces MVNAFLRNNKAVAGVLTIIRLYLGYFWLTSGIGKITGGFEVTGFLQGAIGKATGDHPAVQTWWATFLEQVALPNHELFATLVMWGEVLVGIGLILGLFTNLAALGGITMNFSFLLSGTTSTNPQMVILTIFLLVAGANAGRCGLDRWVMPYVKKQRQNRKGHKKLAPAV
- a CDS encoding carboxymuconolactone decarboxylase family protein, with translation MQVEPRNTTEAALLDYKTGLGIFTEKMPELAQQYNAFTEHCFREGVLSKKEKQLIALGISLYSQDEYCIIYHTKGCLDQGCTEEEILEAVGVTAAFGGGAAMSQAVTLVQQSMHDLNELKH
- the sufC gene encoding Fe-S cluster assembly ATPase SufC, with amino-acid sequence MAGSTLTIKDLHVEIEGKEILKGVNLEIKGGEIHAVMGPNGTGKSTLSSAIMGHPKYEVTKGSITFDGEDVLEMEVDERARVGLFLAMQYPSEISGVTNADFLRSAINSRREEGEEISLMKFIRKMDSEMEYLEMDPDMAQRYLNEGFSGGEKKRNEILQLMMLQPKIAILDEIDSGLDIDALKVVSKGINKMRGEDFGCLIITHYQRLLNYITPDHVHVMMQGRVVKSGGKELAQRLEAEGYDWIKEELGIKDETVGQEA
- a CDS encoding MetQ/NlpA family ABC transporter substrate-binding protein, giving the protein MKKWLVGTIAAASIVGLAACGTSGSNGSSGDSKELVVGASNVPHAEILEEAKPILEKEGIDLKIETYQDYVLPNKDLDSGDLDANYFQHIPYLEGQKKEHGYDFVSAGGIHIEPMAVYSKKHKSLKDIPEGGTILFSNSVAEHGRILTLLEANGLIKLKDGIDKTQATLDDIAENPKKLKFDYEYEPALLTQLYNNEEGDAVVINSNYAIDSGLDPVKDSIAIEDKDSPYVNIIAVKKGDENKKEIKELVKVLQSDEIQDFINKEWKGSVVPVKE
- a CDS encoding cysteine desulfurase, yielding MDIQEIRKHFPILDQEVNGHPLVYLDSAATSQKPISVIEAVSDYYKGYNSNVHRGVHTLGTRATDGYEGAREKVRYFINAATTEEVIFTRGTTTSINTVAASYGRANVEEGDEIVITHMEHHSNIIPWQQLAKEKGAVLKYVPLQEDGTITLEDVRATITSKTKIVAIMMVSNVLGTMNPIKEITKIAHENGAVMMVDGAQAAPHMKIDVQDLDCDFFAFSGHKMVGPTGIGVLYGKKKHLEAMEPVEFGGEMIDFVGLYDSTWKELPWKFEGGTPIIAGAIGLGAAIDFLEDIGLSNIEAHEHKLAAYALEKMSAVEGMKIFGPQDPAQRAGLVTFNIDDVHPHDVATVLDSEGIAVRAGHHCAQPLMKWLNVSATARASFYLYNTEEEIDRLVAGLVKTKEFFSDVF
- the sufU gene encoding Fe-S cluster assembly sulfur transfer protein SufU, whose product is MSFNNLDQLYRQVIMDHYKNPRNKGSLDDGSFTIDMNNPTCGDRIHLTLKVEDGIVQDAKFDGEGCSISMASASMMTQAVKGKEIDEALKLSKIFSDMMQGNDYDDDVDLGDIEALQGVAKFPARIKCATLAWKAMEKGVREEEQN
- a CDS encoding methionine ABC transporter ATP-binding protein, with the protein product MITISDVKKIFQTKNGTVSAVDGVDMTIKDGEIFGVIGYSGAGKSTLIRMLNGLELPTDGSVDVNGQVISKAKGRKLREARQSMGMIFQHFNLLWSRTVLENIQFPLEIAGVPRGERIRKANELLHLVGLEGRGDAYPAQLSGGQKQRVGIARALANDPKVLLCDEATSALDPQTTDSILDLLVDINERLGLTIVLITHEMHVIRKICHRVAVMEAGKVVEEGDVLEVFRNPRQEVTKRFVKEVAQQQESDDILDQYPDGKVLKLTFVGSGTDQPLITSLIRRFDLEVNILQGQISQTQKGAFGTLFIHLKGEREILDQAVAFAEEQSVKVEVMER
- a CDS encoding thioredoxin family protein, which produces MKELNSQEALHTIRENERLLALYLYTPMCGTCQVAGRMIDIVEKLPQPFVFAKANLNYLAGFATEHAVESVPCLLLFKDGVEVERIYAFQSVPFLYEALNKVA
- the sufD gene encoding Fe-S cluster assembly protein SufD: MTVETKLPVDQDYVSSYSKQLGEPEWMTALRTDAFAKVSHLNLPVADKTKITNWNFTQFQKHTVESAAFSSMSELPEEIKALVESESESGSLYIQRNNTPAHLKITDELKDNGVIFTDIFTAVKEHSDLVQKYFMTDGVKVDENKLTALHAALMNGGTFLYVPKNVELTEPVQAVFIHDDAEVAMFNHVLVVAEDNSSVTYVENYLSTVDVENGVFNIVSEVVAKDNAKVAYGAVDTLNSGVTTYVNRRGVASRDARIEWALGLMNDGDTVSENVTNLIGDGSYGDTKSVVVGRGKQKQNFTTKVVHFGKNSEGYILKHGVMKDEASSIFNGIGKIEHGASKSNAEQESRVLMLSEKARGDANPILLIDEDDVTAGHAASVGRVDPLQLYYLMSRGIPQKEAERLVIHGFLAPVVNQLPIEGVKKQLVEVIERKVN